From the Labilibaculum sp. DW002 genome, one window contains:
- a CDS encoding DUF3108 domain-containing protein — MKFRCTSKQGSFLKSIVLFLFLLIGTCNGQAQCLEKNFAFNAGEELVFRGYYNWGFLWVAAGEVKLSASADQYKGKEVFKIKGEGKNAKAFDWFFKLRDTLTCYADVETLSPLYFDRRTHEAKYDAHHEYWFDYEKNQITSQIQKREKPVKLDTLSNKPCTFDILSVAYYVRNIDFSKYKKGDKIPLSMLIDNEIHSLYIRYRGLETIKANSGERFECLKFSPLLVEGTMFKGGEDMTVWLSNDDNRIPIMVEAKVLVGSVKGILESYSGLRNTKNSFFKKKKGNLNIAE; from the coding sequence ATGAAATTTAGATGCACTTCCAAGCAAGGTTCTTTTCTTAAAAGTATTGTACTTTTTCTATTCTTACTAATAGGAACTTGCAATGGTCAAGCGCAATGTTTGGAAAAAAACTTTGCTTTTAATGCCGGTGAGGAATTGGTTTTTAGAGGCTATTACAATTGGGGCTTTTTGTGGGTAGCTGCTGGAGAGGTTAAACTTTCTGCATCTGCAGATCAATACAAAGGCAAAGAGGTTTTTAAAATAAAAGGAGAAGGCAAAAACGCAAAAGCATTTGACTGGTTCTTTAAGCTTAGAGATACTTTAACTTGCTACGCAGATGTTGAAACTCTTTCACCACTCTACTTCGACAGGCGAACACATGAAGCCAAATACGATGCGCATCATGAGTACTGGTTCGATTACGAAAAAAATCAAATTACTTCTCAAATTCAGAAAAGAGAAAAACCAGTCAAGCTGGATACCCTAAGCAATAAGCCTTGTACTTTTGATATTTTATCGGTGGCTTACTATGTACGAAACATCGATTTTTCAAAATACAAGAAAGGCGATAAAATTCCACTTTCGATGCTAATCGATAACGAAATACACTCTCTATACATCCGTTATCGTGGCTTGGAAACCATTAAGGCAAATTCGGGCGAACGCTTTGAATGCCTGAAATTCTCTCCTCTTTTAGTTGAAGGAACCATGTTTAAAGGTGGTGAAGACATGACCGTTTGGTTGAGTAATGACGACAATCGAATTCCCATTATGGTAGAAGCAAAAGTATTGGTTGGCAGCGTAAAAGGAATTCTAGAAAGCTATTCTGGCCTGCGAAATACCAAAAACTCATTCTTCAAGAAGAAAAAAGGGAATTTGAATATTGCTGAATAA
- a CDS encoding MTH1187 family thiamine-binding protein, with translation MSVLLEFAIFPTDKGDSVSKQVSKVIELIRESGISYQLTAMGTLIETDALPEALALVNSCYDVLAEDSERVYTTMTIDIQKNKHNRLKTKVEAIENKIGAVNK, from the coding sequence ATGTCAGTACTTCTTGAATTTGCTATTTTTCCTACCGACAAAGGAGATAGCGTAAGCAAACAGGTTAGCAAGGTAATTGAATTGATTCGAGAAAGCGGTATTAGCTACCAGCTAACGGCAATGGGAACATTGATTGAAACAGATGCTCTTCCTGAAGCGTTAGCGCTTGTAAATAGCTGTTACGACGTTTTAGCGGAAGACTCTGAACGTGTTTACACCACAATGACCATCGACATTCAAAAAAATAAGCACAACCGTTTAAAAACAAAGGTAGAGGCTATTGAGAATAAGATTGGTGCCGTTAATAAGTAA
- a CDS encoding Ig-like domain-containing protein, whose product MKKIAFNILLGFAISAFIYSCANVGMPTGGPLDYTPPKVTETSPENFATNFKGGKIEIFFDEFVQLKDISENFTISPPLKKKPVVKLKGRSIYVKLEEELRENTTYTLDFGEGIADNNEGNALENYQFVFTTGEKLDSLSIKGKLDNSFDQLPVEKTIVMAYLNTHDSVPLTTIPSYVAKTDSAGYFQLNNLSKGDYKLFALVDGNRDFLYNGPGEMIGFYDDIITPSAHIFEQIDSVAGDSIAIQKMIATEPSNIHIRMFDEENPLQYLSTYKRDRREKIYFEFSAKRTDTLSIDFIDVEESTDWFILEKNRTNDTLSYWIKDSSIYKRDTLLAKLEYLKTDSLGELVSFIDTVKFNFKDPKKAKVSKKKQEKMKIKKPVYKFNLKTSSTQDLHKDLIINFNEPLAEINKDSIHFYRLQDTLQIPVDYKLEQDTANLLRYHIKIDWDAETKYAVDIDSTAFLNIYGINSDQFEGKITTREKEHYGKITLDVINVKQALIVQLLKNNKSEKVIQSQRIYSDQTVFFNYLNPETYMIKIIVDSNDNGKWDTGNYKENLQPEMVHYFRKEMKVRSNWEVKERIEINEQGPEINFQKHQAEMERKHELEIAKAKEKDALKNKKKTRTKKTK is encoded by the coding sequence TTGAAAAAGATAGCTTTTAATATCCTTTTAGGATTTGCAATTTCAGCTTTTATATATTCTTGTGCAAATGTAGGTATGCCAACTGGTGGACCTCTTGATTATACCCCTCCAAAGGTTACCGAAACAAGTCCTGAAAATTTCGCAACGAATTTTAAAGGTGGAAAAATAGAAATTTTCTTCGATGAATTTGTTCAATTAAAGGATATCAGTGAAAACTTTACGATTTCGCCTCCTTTAAAAAAGAAACCAGTAGTGAAACTTAAGGGTAGATCTATTTATGTGAAATTAGAGGAAGAGCTTCGCGAAAACACAACCTACACACTAGATTTTGGTGAAGGAATAGCGGATAATAATGAAGGAAATGCACTGGAAAACTATCAGTTTGTTTTTACAACAGGAGAGAAATTAGATTCCTTAAGCATTAAAGGTAAACTGGACAATTCCTTTGATCAATTGCCTGTTGAGAAGACCATTGTAATGGCTTATCTGAATACGCATGATTCTGTTCCCTTAACAACGATTCCAAGCTATGTTGCAAAAACAGATTCTGCCGGATATTTTCAATTGAATAATTTATCAAAAGGAGACTACAAATTATTTGCTTTGGTTGATGGGAATCGAGATTTCCTATACAATGGCCCAGGTGAAATGATTGGTTTCTATGATGATATCATCACGCCAAGTGCTCATATTTTTGAACAAATAGATAGTGTTGCTGGTGACTCAATTGCAATACAAAAGATGATTGCCACAGAGCCTTCAAATATTCATATAAGAATGTTTGATGAAGAAAATCCACTTCAATATTTAAGTACCTACAAAAGGGATCGTAGAGAAAAAATCTATTTTGAATTTAGTGCCAAAAGAACAGACACTCTTTCTATTGATTTTATTGATGTGGAAGAAAGTACAGATTGGTTTATCTTGGAAAAAAACAGAACGAATGATACACTTTCTTACTGGATTAAAGATTCGAGCATATACAAACGCGATACTTTACTAGCGAAGCTTGAATATTTAAAGACAGATTCGCTTGGCGAGTTGGTTAGTTTTATTGATACCGTGAAATTTAATTTTAAGGATCCGAAAAAGGCTAAGGTTTCGAAGAAGAAACAAGAAAAAATGAAAATTAAGAAGCCTGTTTATAAATTCAATTTAAAAACGAGCAGTACTCAAGATCTACACAAGGATCTGATTATTAATTTTAATGAACCTCTTGCAGAAATAAATAAGGACAGCATTCATTTTTATCGACTGCAAGATACCTTGCAAATACCTGTAGATTATAAACTTGAACAAGACACTGCAAACCTGCTTCGTTACCACATTAAAATTGATTGGGATGCAGAAACAAAATATGCCGTTGATATTGATTCAACCGCTTTCTTAAATATCTATGGCATCAATTCAGATCAGTTTGAGGGCAAGATAACAACCCGTGAAAAAGAGCATTACGGCAAAATAACACTCGATGTGATAAATGTAAAACAAGCTCTTATTGTGCAATTGTTAAAGAACAACAAGAGTGAAAAAGTGATACAAAGCCAACGAATTTATTCAGATCAAACGGTATTTTTCAACTACTTAAATCCTGAAACCTACATGATTAAAATTATTGTAGACAGTAACGATAATGGAAAGTGGGATACTGGAAACTACAAGGAGAACCTACAACCCGAAATGGTACACTATTTCCGAAAAGAAATGAAAGTACGATCGAATTGGGAGGTGAAAGAGCGCATTGAGATTAATGAGCAAGGTCCTGAGATCAATTTCCAAAAGCATCAGGCGGAAATGGAACGCAAGCATGAACTCGAAATTGCAAAAGCAAAAGAGAAAGATGCTTTGAAGAACAAAAAGAAAACCAGAACTAAAAAGACCAAATAA
- a CDS encoding TonB-dependent receptor, whose protein sequence is MRSITHLCISIFMLISLSISVNAENITAIVKGKVVDLNNEPIPYASVALEGTSIGAVTNFNGEFEILNVPAGHCHIVASCVGFRTDKKHFDVKLGQANTLTFKINEDFIGLDQVVVTADRNKIKRKDSPVVVNSISTKLLQQTSASNLADGLVFSPGLRVENDCNNCGFSQVRMNGLEGPYTQILINSRPIFSGLAGVYGLEHIPSNMIQRVEVVRGGGSALFGGNAIAGTINIITKDPISNSFKAGVKYGAVGVGADGAGSVANDITADFNASVVSEDHKSGIFIFGMNRQREDWDANDDGYSDLVKLENISAGLRAYHKFTDLSKLTFEYHVVDEFRRGGDQLNLPAHQAKVAEQVKHRINSGGLVWDQFFNKDRNSKFSVFASAQHIDRDSYYGAATTHDENGVELAVRIPDYGAYGKTEDLAISTGAQFYTKMNNLLFAPADLTFGIENTYNKLKDDKLGYYDIEKKEFTPTTNIADQKSNTIGAFAQSKWDLGFMNFLLGVRMDSYNVKNDENGHEESNTVFSPRANVLFKLSEPMQFRMSYARGFRAPQIFDEDLHIEASGARRIIHENDPNLKEETSNSYTASLDYTKSFGKTQTYFLVEGFFTDLIDPFVNEFSEVDASGNMVMLRKNANGAVVKGMNFEFKLAPSHKWDFQMGMTVQSSKYDDAVDQGEDDDTANTTTDEILRTPETYGYFALNWKPLHEFTTTLSGSYTGPMSLIHLGGGADEMGNEIQESLVKSDRFTDLGINFSYHFDLGRDVKLQFDCGVKNIFNSFQDDFDYGSARDAGYVYGPLNPRTVYFGVKLGNIL, encoded by the coding sequence ATGAGAAGTATTACTCATCTGTGTATTAGCATTTTTATGCTAATAAGTCTATCTATTTCAGTTAATGCTGAAAATATTACCGCAATAGTTAAAGGTAAAGTAGTTGATTTAAATAACGAGCCAATTCCATATGCAAGCGTTGCATTAGAAGGCACATCGATTGGCGCAGTAACCAACTTCAATGGAGAATTTGAGATATTGAATGTTCCTGCGGGACATTGTCATATCGTTGCCAGTTGTGTTGGATTTCGAACTGACAAGAAACACTTCGATGTTAAACTTGGACAAGCAAACACACTTACATTCAAAATAAATGAAGACTTTATTGGGCTCGATCAAGTTGTAGTTACAGCCGATCGTAATAAGATCAAACGCAAGGATTCTCCGGTTGTAGTGAATTCAATATCAACAAAACTATTGCAACAAACATCCGCATCAAACCTAGCAGACGGATTGGTATTCTCTCCTGGTTTACGAGTTGAAAATGACTGTAACAACTGTGGTTTCTCGCAAGTGAGAATGAATGGGTTGGAAGGTCCATATACACAAATCTTAATTAATTCTCGTCCAATTTTCAGTGGGCTGGCTGGTGTTTATGGCTTGGAACATATTCCATCAAACATGATTCAACGTGTTGAAGTTGTACGTGGTGGAGGTTCTGCTCTTTTTGGTGGAAATGCCATTGCAGGTACAATCAATATTATTACTAAAGATCCAATCAGTAATTCTTTTAAAGCAGGCGTTAAGTATGGTGCCGTTGGTGTTGGTGCAGATGGTGCAGGGAGTGTTGCCAATGATATTACGGCTGATTTTAATGCCTCTGTGGTATCAGAAGATCACAAAAGTGGAATTTTCATATTCGGAATGAATCGTCAGCGCGAAGATTGGGATGCTAATGATGACGGTTATTCTGATTTGGTAAAATTAGAGAATATTAGTGCTGGTTTAAGAGCTTATCACAAATTTACCGATTTAAGTAAACTGACTTTTGAGTATCATGTAGTAGATGAGTTCAGACGTGGTGGTGATCAGTTAAATTTACCTGCACATCAGGCAAAAGTTGCTGAACAAGTCAAACATAGAATTAACTCAGGAGGGTTAGTTTGGGATCAATTCTTCAATAAGGACAGAAATAGTAAGTTTTCAGTATTTGCTTCTGCTCAACATATTGACAGAGATTCTTATTATGGTGCTGCAACTACTCACGATGAAAATGGGGTGGAATTAGCTGTTCGCATTCCCGATTATGGTGCTTATGGTAAAACAGAAGATTTGGCGATTTCTACTGGTGCACAGTTCTATACAAAAATGAATAACTTGCTATTCGCACCTGCTGATTTAACTTTTGGTATAGAAAATACTTACAATAAACTAAAGGATGATAAGCTGGGGTATTACGACATTGAAAAAAAGGAATTTACTCCAACCACTAATATTGCAGATCAAAAATCAAACACAATTGGTGCCTTTGCACAAAGTAAATGGGATCTTGGCTTCATGAATTTCCTATTAGGTGTACGTATGGATTCATACAATGTAAAAAACGATGAAAACGGACATGAAGAATCAAATACTGTTTTCAGTCCACGCGCCAATGTTCTGTTTAAATTATCAGAGCCTATGCAATTTCGTATGAGCTATGCTCGTGGTTTTAGAGCTCCACAGATTTTCGATGAAGATTTACATATTGAAGCTTCAGGAGCAAGAAGAATCATCCATGAAAATGATCCTAATTTAAAGGAAGAAACATCAAACAGTTATACTGCATCTTTAGATTACACCAAATCTTTTGGTAAAACTCAAACTTATTTCCTTGTAGAGGGATTCTTTACAGACCTGATAGATCCATTTGTAAATGAATTTAGCGAGGTAGATGCTAGTGGAAATATGGTGATGCTTCGAAAAAATGCGAATGGTGCCGTTGTGAAAGGAATGAACTTTGAATTTAAGTTAGCACCTTCTCACAAATGGGATTTCCAGATGGGAATGACGGTTCAATCTAGTAAATATGATGATGCCGTTGATCAGGGAGAAGATGATGATACAGCGAATACAACTACGGATGAGATTCTTAGAACACCTGAAACCTATGGTTACTTCGCATTAAACTGGAAGCCATTACATGAATTTACAACAACTTTATCGGGAAGTTATACAGGGCCAATGAGTTTAATTCACCTTGGAGGTGGAGCTGATGAAATGGGTAATGAGATACAAGAAAGCCTCGTGAAATCGGATCGTTTTACTGATTTAGGTATCAATTTTTCTTATCATTTCGATTTGGGTAGAGATGTGAAGTTGCAGTTCGATTGTGGTGTGAAAAACATATTTAATTCATTCCAGGATGATTTCGATTATGGTTCTGCACGCGATGCAGGATATGTTTATGGTCCATTAAATCCTCGAACAGTTTATTTTGGTGTGAAATTGGGCAACATTTTGTAG
- a CDS encoding glycosyltransferase family 4 protein, with protein MRIGILIGRIGGVDGVALETEKWIAVLRKMGHEVFTLSGQYEERKFDPTFETLVPEMSFFSPESFWGQKKAFHFPDGNLTELLEHIHFYADLIGDKIIAWARDKKIDVLISENASALPAHLEMGLAIKKAVVELGIPTITHDHDFYWERGTRYLSPHAEINKIVADNFPLRLPNVFHAVINTYGVDTLQNRFQREAVLVPNVMNFDLPFGEVNDTNINLKRNLGLQESDYILAQVTRIVRRKGIETAIKLIHMLEDSRAKLIITGNHSDDEGNVYYNELIDLIHELKLERQVMFASHIIKNQRRQTANSTAYSLSDAYAHAKASTYFSTYEGFGNAFVESVMGKCPVFVNNYKPVYWPDIGSKGFKTVMLEDNQITNQALADMKDVIHNPKLNKEIGEYNYELGKKHFSFDTLEQKLQELLDKVERYRS; from the coding sequence ATGAGAATTGGGATATTAATTGGACGTATTGGAGGTGTAGATGGGGTCGCTTTAGAGACCGAAAAATGGATAGCTGTTTTGAGAAAAATGGGGCATGAAGTATTTACACTATCTGGTCAGTACGAAGAACGAAAATTTGATCCTACATTCGAAACTCTAGTACCCGAAATGTCCTTTTTTTCTCCGGAGAGTTTTTGGGGGCAAAAAAAAGCCTTTCATTTTCCTGATGGTAATTTAACTGAACTTTTAGAGCACATTCATTTTTACGCCGATTTAATTGGCGATAAAATTATCGCTTGGGCCAGAGATAAAAAAATAGATGTTCTTATTTCTGAAAATGCTTCGGCTCTTCCAGCTCACTTAGAAATGGGATTGGCGATTAAAAAAGCAGTTGTCGAATTGGGAATACCAACCATAACCCACGATCACGATTTTTATTGGGAAAGAGGCACTCGTTATCTTTCTCCTCACGCCGAAATAAACAAAATAGTAGCGGATAATTTTCCCTTACGATTGCCTAATGTATTTCATGCAGTAATTAATACTTACGGAGTTGATACGCTACAAAATCGCTTTCAGCGAGAGGCTGTTTTGGTCCCTAATGTCATGAATTTTGATTTGCCATTTGGGGAAGTTAATGACACCAATATTAATTTAAAAAGAAATCTTGGTTTACAGGAGTCGGATTATATTTTGGCTCAGGTAACCAGAATTGTTCGTAGAAAAGGAATCGAAACAGCGATCAAATTGATTCATATGTTAGAAGATTCTCGCGCGAAATTAATTATTACGGGAAATCATTCCGACGATGAGGGAAATGTTTATTACAATGAGTTGATTGATTTAATACATGAATTAAAGTTGGAAAGACAAGTCATGTTTGCATCTCACATTATTAAAAATCAGCGTAGACAAACAGCAAATAGTACAGCATATTCTTTATCGGACGCATATGCACATGCTAAAGCAAGTACTTATTTTAGCACCTACGAAGGTTTCGGTAACGCTTTTGTTGAATCAGTAATGGGAAAGTGTCCTGTTTTTGTGAACAATTACAAACCCGTTTATTGGCCTGATATTGGCAGCAAGGGTTTCAAAACGGTAATGCTCGAAGACAATCAAATTACAAATCAAGCATTGGCCGATATGAAGGATGTTATCCACAATCCGAAATTGAATAAAGAAATTGGCGAGTACAATTATGAATTAGGGAAAAAGCATTTTTCTTTCGATACACTGGAACAAAAATTACAGGAATTGCTCGATAAAGTTGAAAGATATCGGTCCTAA
- a CDS encoding amidohydrolase family protein: MRKISANYIFPVSSAPLKNGIIVLDDANAIIDVIDTGGKIKEIQNLQFYSGMIVPGFVDVFTLLSYPSFTKENFQEITLGDFFNNLKNKLTEFPKNADSFQRGINHLEAFGTVAAADFFPLEDNENRKKKSKVKFIDHDFSECALELPLKINSDSKSILLNQFVLELGKSFTPTENEYNRYCVGTGSLATHQKLSIFEEIKAVQELFPELSYFDLLSWATINGAKHLQLDDKIGSIEIGKTPGLNLLTKLDYTNKKLTKESELKVLL; encoded by the coding sequence ATGAGAAAGATTTCTGCAAATTATATTTTTCCAGTATCCTCTGCTCCATTAAAAAATGGAATTATCGTTCTTGATGATGCCAATGCAATTATTGATGTAATTGATACTGGTGGAAAAATTAAAGAAATTCAAAATTTGCAATTCTACAGTGGTATGATTGTGCCTGGCTTTGTAGATGTATTTACGCTTTTAAGCTATCCTTCCTTTACGAAAGAGAATTTTCAAGAAATCACTTTAGGTGATTTTTTTAACAATCTGAAAAATAAATTAACAGAATTTCCTAAAAATGCTGATTCCTTTCAACGAGGAATTAATCATTTAGAAGCTTTTGGAACTGTAGCTGCTGCCGACTTTTTTCCATTGGAAGACAATGAAAATCGAAAAAAGAAGTCAAAAGTGAAATTTATCGATCATGATTTTTCTGAATGTGCATTAGAATTGCCTCTCAAAATAAATTCTGACTCCAAATCTATTCTACTAAATCAATTCGTGTTAGAGCTAGGAAAGTCTTTTACTCCCACAGAAAACGAATACAACCGCTATTGCGTTGGTACTGGATCATTAGCAACACATCAGAAATTATCAATTTTTGAAGAAATAAAAGCAGTTCAAGAGCTATTTCCAGAACTTAGCTATTTTGATTTACTTTCTTGGGCAACCATTAATGGAGCTAAACATTTGCAGTTAGATGATAAAATTGGAAGTATTGAAATTGGCAAAACACCAGGCCTAAACTTACTTACAAAGCTAGATTACACAAATAAAAAACTCACTAAAGAAAGTGAGTTAAAGGTTTTATTATAA
- a CDS encoding DUF4296 domain-containing protein → MNKIFYFCICIGFTFLISCNDNNKYQPKLDEQQFTNMLIDIHIVDGSLSTKNIYRTGKNYRPSYYYNSIYKKYKLTRSQFDSCVTYYSNDTKNFTLLYDQVIDSLNRLETKYRIQVKKDRMERDTVNLWTKKTRWRIPSKDKNTLDFTIPISQKGLYTVSASIKIFKDDQTDNPKIEAYFWKKDSLGEEHKVSFMPLPITKDMKFNKYEAQMEYPDSSYTELRGNFFAGENDLEEFTQHFEVKDILIFNPQIRPDSVLLEEELRVKSLEEIKRLR, encoded by the coding sequence ATGAATAAGATATTCTACTTCTGCATTTGCATCGGCTTTACTTTTTTAATTTCATGCAATGACAACAATAAATATCAACCAAAGTTAGATGAACAGCAATTTACGAATATGCTTATTGATATTCATATTGTAGATGGTAGTCTTTCCACTAAAAACATTTACCGTACAGGTAAAAACTATCGCCCTAGCTATTATTACAATTCAATTTATAAAAAATACAAGCTTACCCGTAGCCAGTTTGATTCTTGTGTTACTTATTATTCCAACGACACAAAAAATTTCACTTTGCTTTACGATCAAGTTATTGATTCCTTGAACAGACTGGAAACAAAATATCGAATTCAAGTAAAAAAGGATAGAATGGAACGCGATACGGTTAATTTGTGGACTAAGAAAACTCGTTGGAGAATACCAAGCAAAGATAAAAACACATTAGACTTTACAATTCCTATTTCGCAAAAAGGACTTTATACGGTAAGTGCATCCATTAAAATTTTTAAAGATGACCAAACCGACAATCCTAAAATTGAAGCCTACTTTTGGAAAAAAGACAGTCTTGGAGAAGAACATAAAGTAAGCTTTATGCCTTTACCAATTACAAAAGACATGAAGTTTAACAAGTATGAGGCTCAAATGGAATATCCTGATTCAAGCTATACTGAATTGCGTGGAAATTTCTTCGCTGGAGAAAACGATTTAGAAGAGTTTACTCAACATTTTGAGGTTAAAGACATCTTAATATTTAATCCTCAAATTAGGCCTGATTCAGTATTACTTGAAGAAGAATTAAGAGTAAAAAGTTTGGAAGAAATCAAGAGGTTGCGATGA
- a CDS encoding ABC transporter ATP-binding protein: protein MIELKNINKSFGELDVLNDISIQFEAGKTNLIIGQSGSGKTVLLKSIIGLHEVDNGHIYYDDRDFTRMNFSEKKLIRKEMGMVFQGGALFDSMTVEQNVLFPLNMFSDMNESQKMERVNFCLNRVNIKDANHLFPAEISGGMQKRVAIARAIALNPKYLFCDEPNSGLDPVTAILIDNLIQEITKEFNMTTIINTHDMNSVMEIGEKIVFINKGHKGWEGTKDEIFNTDNDSLNDFVFASELFKKIKKTS, encoded by the coding sequence ATGATTGAATTAAAAAATATCAATAAATCCTTTGGAGAATTGGATGTTTTGAATGATATCTCAATTCAATTTGAAGCGGGTAAAACAAATCTAATTATTGGACAGAGTGGCTCGGGAAAAACCGTTCTCCTAAAATCAATTATTGGATTACATGAAGTTGATAATGGTCATATCTATTATGACGATCGTGATTTTACAAGAATGAACTTCAGTGAGAAAAAATTGATCCGAAAAGAAATGGGGATGGTTTTTCAAGGAGGAGCACTTTTCGATTCTATGACTGTTGAGCAGAATGTATTGTTTCCATTAAACATGTTCTCTGATATGAATGAAAGTCAGAAAATGGAACGTGTTAACTTTTGCCTTAATCGTGTAAACATAAAAGATGCAAACCATTTATTTCCTGCTGAAATTAGTGGTGGAATGCAAAAACGAGTGGCAATAGCTCGTGCAATTGCCTTGAATCCTAAATATTTATTTTGCGATGAACCAAATTCTGGTTTAGATCCTGTAACCGCTATTCTGATTGACAATTTGATTCAAGAAATAACCAAAGAATTTAACATGACAACGATTATTAACACCCATGATATGAATTCAGTTATGGAGATTGGTGAAAAAATTGTTTTCATTAATAAGGGTCACAAAGGCTGGGAAGGCACTAAGGATGAAATTTTTAATACGGATAATGATTCCTTAAATGATTTCGTTTTTGCTTCCGAACTGTTTAAAAAGATTAAAAAAACAAGCTAA
- a CDS encoding MlaE family ABC transporter permease, which produces MNLFENVGKFSRFLVLVVSKPPKGKDFFKQIVQEIYKLGVNSVGIVVIISVFMGAVISLQTAYNLVNPLLPDYLVGYTTRESMILEFSSTIVGLILAGKVGSNIASEIGSMRVTEQIDALEIMGVNSASYLIFPKIIAAVFINPFLYVLSVFVGIMGGLLASYMADTVSITDFLYGVQFGLIPYYITYSLIKTLVFAFIITSVPSYYGYFVSGGALEVGKASTKAVVNSSILILLANLILTQILLK; this is translated from the coding sequence ATGAACCTATTCGAAAACGTAGGAAAATTCTCTAGATTTCTTGTGCTGGTTGTTTCTAAGCCTCCAAAAGGAAAAGATTTTTTTAAGCAAATTGTACAAGAGATATATAAGCTTGGTGTTAATTCTGTTGGCATTGTAGTGATTATATCTGTTTTTATGGGAGCAGTTATAAGTTTGCAAACAGCTTATAATTTGGTGAACCCTTTGTTACCAGATTATTTAGTTGGTTATACCACTCGCGAGTCAATGATTCTGGAATTTTCATCTACAATTGTAGGCTTAATATTAGCAGGTAAAGTAGGATCGAATATCGCTTCTGAAATTGGATCAATGCGTGTAACCGAACAGATAGATGCTCTTGAAATTATGGGTGTCAATTCGGCAAGTTATTTGATTTTTCCTAAGATTATTGCTGCTGTTTTTATTAACCCATTTCTATACGTATTGAGTGTATTTGTTGGTATTATGGGAGGTTTGTTAGCTAGTTATATGGCTGATACGGTATCAATTACTGATTTTCTATATGGAGTTCAATTCGGATTGATTCCTTACTATATTACCTACTCCTTAATTAAAACTTTAGTATTTGCTTTTATTATTACATCGGTACCATCGTATTATGGCTATTTTGTTTCGGGAGGGGCTTTGGAAGTGGGTAAGGCGAGTACAAAAGCTGTTGTAAATAGTAGTATTCTGATTTTGTTAGCTAATCTGATTCTTACTCAAATTTTATTGAAATGA